In the Helicobacter typhlonius genome, one interval contains:
- a CDS encoding LLM class flavin-dependent oxidoreductase: MKKAKPIHFNAFEMNCISHLSPGLWRYPKDQALRYKDIEYWQNIAKIAEKGLFDAVFIADVIGVYDIYGGNDLGALKTALQVPVNDPTQLAVIGAAVTQHLGFGVTAGVPFEHPFPFARRLSTLDHLTKGRVGWNIVTGYLPSANKNMGESELPHDERYALADEYMEVIYKLLEGSWEDDAVILDKQSGDFANPSKIHHIGHHGKYFDVPGIHICEPSIQRTPVLFQAGNSPRGRQFAATHAEAIFIAPPTKEYAKIAVKQVRDALINAGRDPYSAKIYILATIITDTTDALAEAKYKDLLSYASVEGSLVINSGWLGVDLSKYKLDDPLNNIKSNAIVAQVEALSNSTTDDGRVWTLRDLIKLTGIGCQGLKFVGSPQKVADILQEFIEYSDADGFNLAYATTPGTFEDVVEFIVPELQKRGVYKQSYTQGSLRHKLFGKGDRLGNEHIASKYRVGGEKSTINDYAGTGRPKLRGEEYVI; encoded by the coding sequence ATGAAAAAAGCAAAACCTATCCACTTCAACGCCTTTGAAATGAATTGTATTTCTCACCTTAGCCCGGGACTATGGCGATACCCAAAAGACCAAGCACTGCGATACAAAGATATTGAGTATTGGCAAAATATCGCAAAAATTGCAGAAAAAGGGCTCTTTGATGCCGTTTTTATCGCTGATGTGATAGGGGTATATGACATTTATGGGGGGAATGATTTGGGTGCGCTCAAAACCGCTCTGCAAGTGCCTGTAAATGACCCTACACAACTTGCTGTAATTGGCGCAGCAGTTACTCAACATTTAGGTTTTGGAGTAACTGCAGGTGTGCCTTTTGAGCACCCTTTTCCTTTTGCAAGAAGGTTAAGCACTTTGGACCATCTCACTAAAGGACGCGTGGGGTGGAACATCGTTACAGGTTATCTCCCAAGCGCCAATAAAAATATGGGTGAGAGTGAATTACCTCACGATGAAAGATATGCACTTGCTGATGAGTATATGGAAGTTATTTATAAGCTTTTAGAAGGAAGCTGGGAAGATGACGCGGTAATTTTAGATAAACAAAGTGGTGATTTCGCTAATCCTTCTAAGATTCACCACATAGGACATCACGGCAAATATTTTGATGTGCCCGGAATCCATATATGCGAGCCAAGCATTCAGCGCACACCTGTGCTCTTTCAAGCAGGAAATTCACCTCGTGGAAGACAATTCGCCGCTACACACGCAGAAGCAATTTTCATTGCGCCTCCCACCAAAGAATATGCTAAAATCGCAGTCAAACAAGTGCGTGATGCACTTATTAATGCGGGAAGAGACCCTTATAGCGCAAAAATATATATTCTTGCGACAATTATCACTGATACAACCGATGCTCTTGCAGAAGCAAAATATAAAGACTTGCTTTCTTATGCAAGTGTTGAGGGCTCACTTGTGATAAATTCAGGCTGGCTCGGTGTAGATTTGTCTAAATACAAGCTTGATGACCCTCTAAACAATATCAAATCAAATGCCATAGTTGCACAAGTAGAAGCTTTGAGCAATTCTACCACAGATGATGGGAGAGTTTGGACACTAAGAGATTTAATCAAACTCACAGGCATAGGCTGCCAAGGACTAAAATTTGTTGGAAGTCCGCAAAAAGTAGCAGATATTTTGCAAGAATTTATTGAATACAGCGATGCGGACGGATTCAATCTTGCCTATGCAACAACACCGGGTACTTTTGAAGATGTTGTAGAATTTATTGTGCCTGAATTGCAAAAAAGAGGTGTGTATAAACAATCTTATACACAAGGGAGTTTGCGCCATAAGCTTTTTGGTAAAGGTGATAGACTTGGTAATGAACATATTGCTTCAAAATATAGAGTAGGTGGCGAAAAATCCACTATTAACGATTATGCAGGGACAGGGAGACCAAAATTAAGAGGAGAAGAGTATGTTATATAA
- the cutA gene encoding divalent-cation tolerance protein CutA, translated as MWRLCSCRFYKVGLANAKYSRLESAPLHTAFKGLDSALRIQIAFCCVLHKYKIQGELMLLIYTTTPTKKEAKKLIKILLQVRLCACVQRHKIKSSYVWQKKGKDTICKESEYLLILKTLPVHYKEIEKLLLTHHSYEIPQIIAFEAKAQPSYENWLTLTLQKPSA; from the coding sequence TTGTGGAGATTATGCTCGTGTAGATTCTATAAAGTGGGTTTGGCAAATGCTAAATATTCTAGGCTAGAATCTGCACCATTACATACAGCTTTCAAAGGCTTAGATTCTGCACTTAGGATACAAATCGCTTTTTGCTGTGTGCTACACAAATACAAGATACAGGGAGAATTAATGTTGCTTATTTATACGACAACGCCCACAAAGAAAGAAGCCAAAAAGCTTATTAAAATCTTGCTTCAAGTTCGGTTGTGCGCGTGCGTGCAAAGGCACAAAATAAAAAGCAGCTATGTATGGCAGAAAAAAGGTAAGGATACAATTTGCAAAGAAAGCGAATATCTGCTTATTCTTAAAACGTTGCCTGTGCATTATAAAGAAATTGAAAAACTCCTCCTTACTCATCACAGCTATGAAATTCCTCAAATCATTGCTTTTGAGGCAAAAGCACAACCCTCTTATGAAAATTGGCTTACTCTTACACTCCAAAAGCCGAGTGCATAG
- a CDS encoding argininosuccinate synthase, with protein sequence MAIKKVVLAYSGGLDTSVILKWLGDNYHCEVVTFTADIGQGEEVEPAREKALKLGIKSENIFIEDLREEFIKDFVFPMFRANTIYEGEYLLGTSIARPLIAKRLVEIAKSVGADAIAHGATGKGNDQVRFELGAYALNPDIKVIAPWREWDLNSREKLLAYAESAGIAIEKKQNKSPYSMDANLLHISYEGQILEDPNVEPEEDMWRWSVSPLNAPDKPECISIEFQNGDGVAINGEKLSPANFWAKLNELGGKHGIGRLDLVENRYVGMKSRGCYETPGGTIYLKAHRAIESLCLDREEAHLKDSIMPKYAELIYNGYWFSPEREALQALIDKTQQKVSGVVRLKLYKGNVIVIGRESKNSLFNAAYSTFEEDSVYNQKDAAGFIKLNALRFIIAGKANRDK encoded by the coding sequence ATGGCAATAAAAAAAGTTGTTTTGGCATATAGTGGCGGACTTGATACGAGTGTGATTTTAAAATGGCTCGGAGATAATTATCATTGTGAGGTGGTAACCTTTACAGCTGATATTGGGCAGGGTGAAGAGGTTGAACCTGCACGAGAAAAGGCTTTAAAGCTTGGTATAAAAAGTGAAAATATTTTTATTGAAGATTTAAGAGAGGAGTTTATCAAAGATTTTGTCTTTCCTATGTTTCGTGCAAATACAATTTATGAGGGAGAATATTTGCTTGGCACAAGCATTGCGCGCCCTCTTATTGCAAAAAGACTTGTTGAGATTGCTAAAAGTGTTGGGGCTGATGCCATAGCACACGGAGCGACAGGAAAGGGAAATGACCAAGTGCGATTTGAGCTCGGAGCCTACGCGCTTAATCCAGATATTAAAGTCATTGCTCCTTGGCGTGAATGGGATTTGAATAGTCGTGAAAAACTCTTAGCTTATGCAGAATCTGCAGGGATTGCTATTGAAAAAAAGCAAAATAAATCGCCTTATTCAATGGACGCAAACTTATTGCATATTAGCTATGAGGGACAGATTCTAGAAGACCCGAATGTAGAACCAGAAGAGGATATGTGGCGATGGAGTGTTTCACCACTTAATGCGCCAGATAAACCAGAATGTATTAGCATTGAGTTTCAAAATGGCGATGGCGTGGCGATAAATGGAGAAAAGCTAAGTCCTGCGAATTTTTGGGCAAAGCTCAATGAGCTAGGCGGAAAGCACGGCATTGGGCGGCTTGATTTGGTAGAAAATCGCTATGTGGGTATGAAATCTCGTGGGTGTTATGAAACACCCGGAGGCACAATATATTTAAAAGCTCATCGTGCGATAGAATCTTTGTGTCTTGATAGGGAAGAGGCACATTTAAAAGATTCTATAATGCCAAAGTATGCAGAGCTCATTTATAATGGCTATTGGTTTAGCCCAGAGCGCGAGGCATTACAAGCACTTATTGATAAGACACAGCAAAAAGTAAGTGGAGTAGTGCGCCTTAAGCTCTATAAAGGGAATGTCATTGTTATAGGGCGAGAATCTAAAAATTCTTTATTTAATGCAGCATATAGCACTTTTGAGGAAGATTCTGTATATAATCAAAAAGATGCCGCAGGGTTTATTAAACTTAATGCTTTGCGTTTTATCATCGCAGGAAAGGCAAATAGGGATAAATAA
- the minE gene encoding cell division topological specificity factor MinE: MSLLSLFQKDSHKSASRAKERLSIILAHERSANIPYLEDMQKEILQVVQKYTKSNEIHFSTNSNQNISTLEVQITLGG, encoded by the coding sequence ATGAGTTTATTGAGCTTATTTCAAAAAGATTCACACAAAAGCGCATCTAGAGCAAAGGAACGATTAAGCATCATTCTTGCACACGAGCGCAGCGCAAATATTCCATACCTTGAGGATATGCAAAAGGAGATTTTGCAAGTGGTGCAAAAATATACAAAATCAAATGAGATTCACTTTAGCACAAACAGCAATCAAAATATCAGCACCCTCGAAGTGCAAATCACATTGGGGGGATAA
- a CDS encoding SEL1-like repeat protein translates to MRGLRFCILVFLFCTYIYAEPNKNSPFVLNFDDISQITSLAGADLLESSFIKDSKTKKVLMISDFNNLSDFDIDIGLLARKIITDTVSSQKITLTAAIAGNAFNADPSLDKIRAMRNNEEFADIIPKGTLIAPKYSLSARITNDTTKQGSLHIVSYHFIFSIVNLESGLVEWDYIEHIKKASKEPLPLERESLYGKKCLAASLPLKEQKAACEVAISEVWLGIFESIPQNKKPLLHSYALKACELDSPFGCRALGASYKFEKKDLSNAKKYYEKACDNKDGGGCYNLSIIYEHAQGVAQNIPLAKKYATLSCNYGFKAGCENLKALEQYSENENLDRYGLMYKSDCEDGLGTACERLSSYYYHGFGGANKNHTQARILLEKGCELKDANSCYQLGLWEMQGLGGTTKDANKALEHTLFACESDVKRNCKAVSALSEEKANIYRCEEHTKIIINVACSGAASIYEHGFGSVSSNNELALKYYQKACKGGLDNACSMFNSLQQKLK, encoded by the coding sequence ATGAGGGGGTTAAGATTTTGTATCTTAGTATTTTTATTTTGCACATATATTTATGCCGAGCCTAATAAAAATAGTCCATTTGTGCTCAACTTTGATGATATTTCTCAAATCACCTCTCTAGCAGGAGCGGATTTATTAGAATCTTCATTTATAAAAGATTCTAAAACAAAAAAAGTCCTAATGATTTCAGATTTTAATAATTTGAGTGATTTTGATATTGACATTGGGCTTTTGGCGCGGAAGATTATCACGGACACGGTAAGCTCACAAAAAATCACACTTACTGCAGCGATTGCCGGAAATGCTTTTAATGCTGACCCGAGCCTTGATAAGATTCGTGCAATGCGTAACAATGAGGAGTTTGCCGACATTATCCCTAAAGGCACATTGATTGCTCCTAAATATTCCTTAAGTGCGCGGATTACAAATGATACAACAAAGCAGGGCAGTTTGCATATCGTGTCTTATCATTTTATTTTTAGTATTGTGAATCTAGAGAGCGGTTTGGTGGAGTGGGACTATATTGAGCATATTAAAAAGGCAAGTAAAGAGCCGCTTCCTCTTGAACGAGAATCTCTTTATGGCAAAAAATGTCTTGCTGCTTCTTTACCTTTAAAAGAGCAAAAAGCAGCGTGTGAAGTCGCAATAAGTGAGGTTTGGCTCGGTATTTTTGAGAGCATTCCGCAAAACAAAAAGCCACTCTTGCATTCTTACGCGCTTAAGGCGTGTGAGCTAGATTCTCCTTTTGGCTGTCGGGCGTTAGGTGCGAGTTATAAATTTGAAAAAAAAGATTTGAGTAATGCAAAAAAATATTATGAAAAAGCCTGTGATAATAAAGATGGTGGAGGTTGCTATAATCTTTCCATTATATATGAACACGCGCAGGGTGTGGCACAAAATATCCCCCTTGCTAAAAAATACGCCACTTTGTCGTGTAACTATGGATTTAAGGCAGGTTGTGAGAATCTAAAGGCTTTAGAGCAATATAGTGAAAATGAGAATCTTGATAGGTATGGCTTAATGTATAAGAGTGATTGTGAAGATGGTTTAGGCACTGCTTGTGAGAGGCTTTCATCTTACTATTATCACGGCTTTGGTGGAGCAAATAAGAATCACACACAGGCAAGAATCCTTTTAGAAAAAGGCTGTGAGCTAAAAGATGCAAATAGTTGTTATCAATTAGGATTATGGGAAATGCAGGGCTTAGGTGGAACGACTAAAGATGCAAACAAAGCCTTAGAGCATACATTATTTGCTTGTGAAAGTGATGTGAAAAGAAATTGCAAAGCTGTGAGTGCTTTGAGCGAAGAAAAGGCAAATATTTACAGATGTGAGGAGCATACAAAAATCATTATTAATGTAGCGTGTTCAGGTGCTGCTAGCATATATGAGCACGGCTTTGGAAGTGTGAGTAGTAATAATGAATTAGCATTGAAATATTATCAAAAAGCTTGTAAGGGTGGATTAGATAATGCTTGTTCAATGTTTAATAGCTTGCAACAAAAGCTCAAATAA
- the minD gene encoding septum site-determining protein MinD, giving the protein MAQVITITSGKGGVGKSTATANLAVGLAMELESSGKKVVAIDFDIGLRNLDMLLGLENRIVYDVIDVMEGKCNLSQALINHKKTKNLYFLPASQTKDKTILDKDKVGKLIASLRENFDYILIDSPAGIESGFEHAILWADRALIVVTPEVSSVRDSDRVIGIIDAKSHKAQQNEEVQKHIIINRIKPELVKKGEMLSADDVLGILALPLIGLIPEDSKIVSATNTGEPVIYTQSPSSKAYMRIAKRILGEEVPFVSLESEGVMGTLKRIFK; this is encoded by the coding sequence ATGGCACAAGTTATTACGATTACTTCAGGTAAAGGCGGTGTGGGCAAATCTACCGCAACAGCAAATCTCGCTGTGGGTTTAGCTATGGAGCTAGAATCTAGTGGGAAGAAAGTTGTAGCGATAGATTTTGATATTGGTTTGCGTAACCTTGATATGCTCCTTGGGCTAGAAAATCGCATTGTATATGATGTCATTGATGTAATGGAAGGTAAATGCAATCTCTCACAAGCCCTCATCAATCATAAAAAAACAAAAAATCTTTACTTTCTTCCTGCTTCACAGACAAAGGATAAAACAATCCTTGATAAGGATAAAGTGGGTAAACTCATTGCATCTTTGCGAGAAAATTTTGACTATATTCTTATAGATTCTCCAGCGGGGATTGAGAGTGGGTTTGAACACGCAATATTATGGGCAGATAGAGCACTTATTGTTGTTACGCCGGAAGTGAGTTCGGTGCGAGATAGCGATAGGGTGATTGGTATTATTGATGCAAAAAGCCACAAAGCACAACAAAATGAAGAAGTCCAAAAACATATCATCATCAATCGTATTAAGCCAGAACTTGTAAAAAAGGGCGAAATGCTTTCAGCCGATGATGTGTTAGGCATACTTGCTTTGCCTCTTATTGGGCTTATCCCAGAGGATAGTAAAATTGTGAGTGCAACAAATACAGGTGAGCCTGTAATTTACACACAATCCCCTAGTTCAAAGGCATATATGCGTATCGCAAAGCGCATTTTAGGGGAAGAAGTGCCTTTTGTTTCTTTGGAAAGTGAGGGTGTTATGGGCACGCTTAAAAGGATTTTTAAATGA